Proteins encoded together in one Venturia canescens isolate UGA chromosome 10, ASM1945775v1, whole genome shotgun sequence window:
- the LOC122417636 gene encoding uncharacterized protein, translating into MLTFVGLLLSVTATTAAPLASVHVKFVSPPHVYEHGLTTDGGATISQQSYLSIGRRIPRQFGQKIGRVVTTKNAEALWPLGLFVGPIDVNDLGFSSGDSHARHVTPDFSNGLEIPDPLLLRGAAAMRAINFLYGRGELFYDDFPHVRAVLRNQEERRRNGLGGNILGSLRPVSPFYRKTMF; encoded by the exons ATG CTCACATTCGTCGGGCTGCTTTTATCGGTGACGGCAACGACAGCAGCGCCGCTGGCAAGTGTGCACGTCAAATTCGTCTCCCCGCCGCACGTTTACGAGCACGGACTCACGACGGATG gaGGCGCCACCATCTCGCAGCAATCTTATCTCTCCATCGGACGACGGATTCCGAGACAGTTCG GGCAGAAAATCGGCAGAGTTGTAACGACGAAAAACGCCGAGGCACTCTGGCCGCTCGGACTCTTCGTCGGACCGATCGACGTCAACGATTTAGGATTCAGCTCCGGGGACTCCCACGCCCGACACGTCACGCCGGACTTTTCCAACGGACTCG AAATTCCAGATCCCCTGTTGCTCAGAGGAGCCGCAGCGATGAGAGCGATAAACTTCCTTTACGGACGCGGCGAATTGTTTTACGACGATTTTCCCCACGTGCGAGCAGTCTTGAGAAATCAAGAAGAACGAAGGAGAAATGGCCTGGGCGGCAATATACTGGGGAGCCTCCGACCGGTCTCCCCTTTCTACAGAAAAACAATGTTCTAA